In one window of Haloterrigena salifodinae DNA:
- a CDS encoding rhodanese-like domain-containing protein: MNRRTFLAVSGTTTVGVVAGCLSNNSDATAANEFDYELYSTPSGVDVPLVPVDDAYKWYKNDEARFVDARGRSQYDEMRIESAVFSPAKAAGDIDDDPVEEWSKDTRIVTYCACPHHLSSQRAASLIDSGYEHTYAIDEGLRGWRDRGYPLEGPNVDAEWKLYEIDGTTDSEYAGQMVALNQIDANRSEVAPIQDDGSYTLQLHFAGSTDSQFSVEAPDYTVKGTLEELTNGTVSG; this comes from the coding sequence ATGAACCGACGGACGTTCCTCGCCGTCAGCGGGACGACGACGGTGGGCGTAGTTGCGGGCTGTCTCAGTAACAATAGCGATGCGACCGCGGCCAACGAATTCGACTACGAACTGTACTCCACGCCCAGCGGCGTCGACGTTCCGCTCGTTCCCGTCGACGACGCCTACAAGTGGTACAAAAACGACGAGGCGCGATTCGTAGATGCGCGCGGTCGGTCTCAGTACGACGAAATGCGAATCGAAAGCGCCGTCTTCTCGCCGGCAAAGGCGGCGGGCGATATCGATGACGATCCAGTCGAGGAATGGTCGAAAGACACCCGGATCGTCACCTACTGTGCGTGTCCACACCACCTGTCGTCCCAGCGCGCCGCCTCACTGATCGATTCGGGATACGAACACACGTACGCGATCGACGAGGGACTCCGCGGGTGGAGAGACCGCGGCTACCCGCTCGAGGGGCCGAACGTCGACGCCGAATGGAAACTGTACGAGATCGACGGGACGACTGATTCCGAGTACGCAGGGCAGATGGTCGCTCTCAATCAAATCGATGCGAACCGCAGCGAAGTGGCGCCGATTCAAGATGACGGCTCGTACACGCTCCAGCTCCACTTCGCGGGGTCGACGGACTCGCAGTTCAGCGTCGAGGCGCCCGACTACACCGTCAAGGGAACCCTCGAGGAACTGACGAACGGAACCGTCTCCGGGTAA
- a CDS encoding oxidoreductase, with protein MATLEDPIEIGGVTIPNRLYRAPLLECAGNGPDAVDVLIDDLEPAAESGVGLICQGATIVRGDGGCAAPGMTRVHDPDFVKRLSRLTERIHDHGSRIFVQLEHGGLRSMETWHAEYRREHPDLEQLAVSRPPWQLRLLDRLGFLSYDPHVLSTDEVYDLAADFGRAAASAVDAGYDGIHLAGANMGIVQQFLSPFYNQRDDEFGGSPEARLEFLAVVHDEIRERAGDVPLMTKVPAETPTPPAPVVRRKLSLEDGIEIARRLEKIGYDAVVPVQTSVVWDMSIVRGAYPERAWTNEGLQAEYDAAFGGATRKRLVSLANRIQSLQYDFEPTWNEEFCRRVRERVSIPVLAEGGIREREEMDQLLGSVNNESDNPDTPVCDMVGMARPFYAEPRLGARLLESGTGGNKNERTRVLCESCNNCTVPQVTGAPGICRTPDVLRARGELEREGAYERPES; from the coding sequence ATGGCCACCCTCGAGGACCCCATCGAGATCGGCGGTGTCACGATCCCCAACCGGCTCTACCGCGCGCCGCTGCTCGAGTGTGCGGGCAACGGGCCCGACGCAGTCGACGTCCTGATCGACGACCTCGAGCCGGCCGCCGAGTCGGGCGTCGGCCTGATCTGTCAGGGCGCGACGATCGTCCGCGGCGACGGCGGCTGCGCCGCGCCGGGGATGACCCGCGTCCACGATCCCGACTTCGTGAAGCGACTGTCCCGACTCACGGAGCGGATCCACGATCACGGGAGCCGGATCTTCGTGCAACTCGAACACGGCGGCCTCCGGAGCATGGAGACCTGGCACGCCGAGTACCGCCGAGAGCATCCTGACCTCGAGCAACTCGCGGTCTCGCGACCGCCGTGGCAGCTGCGGCTGCTCGACCGACTCGGGTTTCTCTCCTACGACCCGCACGTCCTCTCGACCGACGAGGTGTACGACCTGGCAGCCGATTTCGGACGAGCGGCGGCGTCTGCGGTCGACGCCGGCTACGACGGTATTCACCTTGCGGGGGCCAACATGGGCATCGTCCAGCAGTTCCTGTCGCCCTTTTACAACCAACGGGACGACGAGTTCGGGGGGAGTCCGGAGGCGCGACTCGAGTTCCTCGCCGTCGTCCACGACGAGATCCGCGAGCGGGCCGGCGACGTCCCGCTGATGACCAAAGTCCCCGCGGAGACGCCCACCCCGCCCGCGCCCGTCGTTCGCCGGAAGCTGTCACTCGAGGACGGCATCGAGATCGCCCGTCGACTCGAGAAAATCGGCTACGACGCGGTCGTGCCGGTTCAGACGTCGGTCGTCTGGGACATGAGCATCGTCCGCGGGGCGTATCCGGAGCGGGCGTGGACCAATGAGGGGTTACAAGCGGAGTACGACGCCGCGTTCGGCGGCGCGACGCGAAAGCGACTCGTCTCGCTGGCCAACCGAATTCAGTCGCTACAGTACGACTTCGAGCCGACGTGGAACGAAGAGTTCTGTCGGCGCGTTCGCGAGCGGGTGTCGATCCCCGTACTGGCGGAGGGGGGGATTCGCGAGCGCGAAGAGATGGACCAGCTACTGGGAAGTGTGAACAACGAGAGTGACAACCCTGACACACCAGTCTGCGATATGGTCGGCATGGCCCGGCCCTTCTACGCCGAACCGCGGCTTGGGGCGCGGCTGCTCGAGAGCGGGACTGGCGGCAACAAGAACGAACGGACGCGCGTTCTCTGTGAGAGCTGTAACAACTGTACCGTGCCGCAGGTCACGGGTGCCCCCGGCATCTGTCGGACGCCGGACGTGCTTCGAGCGCGGGGCGAACTCGAGCGCGAGGGGGCGTACGAACGGCCTGAATCGTAA
- a CDS encoding NAD(P)-dependent alcohol dehydrogenase translates to MQAARLHEYTDEMSEALRIEEIDRPDLERSDQVLVEVEGAGWCQTDNHIIEGMWEDYAPQDLPMTLGHENAGVVAETGEEVTLVEEGDPVICHPVQTCGICRPCRLGEDMYCENSAFNGLTTDGGFAEYLQTNERAVIPLPDSVDPTEIAPHADAGITAYHAVKKAVDELNPGDTCVVVGVGGLGHIGLQCLEAMSAADIVAADIKDEALELAEELGARHTVNSAEEDLADAIGDLTDDEGARQVIDFVGSDETTGLAADVVAAGGDHHIVGYGGHIHEPSQALVDGEFSFRGTLVGKYAELQELVALVDRGDVELRTQRHDLSDINTVAERLEHNEIEGRAVIQPP, encoded by the coding sequence ATGCAGGCAGCCAGACTCCACGAGTACACCGACGAGATGAGCGAGGCGCTGCGGATCGAGGAGATCGACCGCCCCGACCTCGAGCGATCGGATCAGGTACTGGTCGAGGTCGAGGGCGCGGGGTGGTGCCAGACGGACAACCACATCATCGAAGGGATGTGGGAAGACTACGCGCCCCAGGACCTACCGATGACGCTGGGCCACGAGAACGCCGGCGTCGTCGCCGAGACGGGCGAGGAGGTGACGCTGGTCGAGGAGGGCGACCCGGTGATCTGTCATCCCGTCCAGACCTGTGGCATCTGTCGCCCCTGCCGGCTCGGCGAGGACATGTACTGCGAGAACAGCGCGTTCAACGGGCTCACCACCGACGGCGGCTTCGCGGAGTACCTGCAGACCAACGAGCGCGCGGTGATCCCGCTGCCTGACAGCGTCGATCCGACCGAGATCGCCCCCCACGCCGACGCGGGGATCACGGCCTATCACGCAGTCAAGAAGGCCGTCGACGAACTGAACCCCGGCGACACCTGCGTCGTCGTCGGCGTCGGCGGCCTCGGCCACATCGGCCTCCAGTGTCTCGAGGCGATGAGCGCCGCCGACATCGTCGCTGCCGACATCAAAGACGAGGCCCTCGAGCTGGCCGAAGAACTGGGCGCCCGTCACACCGTCAACTCCGCCGAGGAAGACCTCGCGGACGCGATCGGGGACCTGACCGACGACGAGGGCGCCCGACAGGTAATCGACTTCGTCGGAAGCGACGAGACGACCGGGCTCGCAGCCGACGTCGTCGCCGCCGGCGGCGACCACCACATCGTCGGCTACGGCGGCCACATCCACGAACCCAGCCAGGCGCTCGTCGACGGCGAGTTCTCGTTCCGTGGGACGCTGGTCGGCAAGTACGCCGAACTCCAGGAGCTCGTCGCGCTCGTCGACCGCGGCGACGTCGAACTGCGAACCCAACGCCACGATCTCTCGGACATCAACACGGTCGCCGAACGGCTCGAGCACAACGAGATCGAGGGCCGAGCGGTGATCCAGCCGCCGTGA
- a CDS encoding amidohydrolase family protein: MYQHNGEEIFVIDAHVHLWDATTENIDHDGGEEFIQCFYDYHTTFTPEEREWSMEEYRKYGPDRMVEDLFGNAAADMAIFQPTYLSDFYVEGFNTTEQNAELATEYPERFVLNGSFDPRDGDEGLEYLEDLHETYDIPGVKLYTAEWRGESKGWRLDDEEAFEFLEKCSELGIENIHAHKGPTIRPLNRDAFDVADVDDAASSFPELNFIVEHVGLPRLDDFCWIAAQENNVYGGLAVAAPFAQNRPGKFSEIMSELLWWLGEDRILFGSDYALWNPDWLVEEVLEAELTQEHRMEYGVEWDLETKKKVMGENAAELYDVDIEEKRRQFQDDEISLEFDLGDHYASEEPAAADD; encoded by the coding sequence ATGTATCAGCACAACGGGGAGGAGATCTTCGTCATCGACGCGCACGTCCACCTGTGGGACGCCACGACGGAGAACATCGATCACGACGGTGGGGAAGAGTTCATCCAGTGCTTCTACGACTACCACACGACGTTCACACCGGAGGAGCGGGAGTGGAGCATGGAGGAGTACCGAAAGTACGGCCCCGACCGGATGGTCGAGGACCTGTTCGGCAACGCCGCCGCGGACATGGCGATCTTCCAGCCGACGTACCTCTCGGACTTCTATGTCGAGGGGTTCAACACTACCGAACAGAACGCCGAGCTCGCGACCGAGTATCCCGAACGATTCGTGCTCAACGGCTCCTTCGATCCGCGTGACGGCGACGAGGGACTCGAGTACCTCGAGGACCTCCACGAGACGTACGACATTCCGGGGGTCAAGCTCTACACCGCCGAGTGGCGCGGCGAGTCGAAGGGGTGGCGCCTCGACGACGAGGAAGCCTTCGAGTTCCTGGAGAAGTGTTCGGAACTGGGGATCGAGAACATCCACGCCCACAAGGGGCCGACCATCCGGCCGCTGAACCGCGACGCCTTCGACGTGGCGGACGTCGACGACGCAGCCTCGTCGTTCCCCGAACTCAACTTCATCGTCGAGCACGTCGGACTCCCCCGCCTCGATGACTTCTGCTGGATCGCCGCTCAGGAGAACAACGTCTACGGCGGACTGGCGGTCGCCGCGCCGTTCGCCCAGAACAGGCCGGGCAAGTTCTCCGAAATCATGTCCGAACTCCTCTGGTGGCTCGGCGAGGATCGCATCCTGTTCGGCTCGGACTACGCGCTGTGGAATCCCGACTGGCTCGTCGAGGAAGTCCTCGAGGCCGAACTCACGCAGGAACACCGCATGGAGTATGGCGTCGAGTGGGACCTCGAGACGAAGAAGAAGGTCATGGGCGAGAACGCCGCCGAACTCTACGACGTCGACATCGAGGAGAAGCGCCGTCAGTTCCAAGACGACGAGATCAGTCTGGAGTTCGATCTCGGGGACCACTACGCCAGCGAGGAACCCGCGGCGGCCGACGACTGA
- a CDS encoding iron-sulfur cluster assembly protein, which translates to MTGTESDGSMSAPSRTAVRDRLDRVTDPELDRSIIELEYVDRIEIDGDRVAVEFTLPTAWCSPAFAWMMAVDARDEVESLSAVEAARITLREHMHEAEINRGVNEELSFAEAFPDADGDVAAVRAELDEKARVARQYDAVETLLEAGLDAEAIVALRPRDLKRPEADGDDAAVGATADATEAVAVYVRDRSFAVSVPAEPIERYLEKARETDLVSGPDDVLFRTPEGEPIDANSFDLVHQRGRLAQVNMSSQGGICDGLREAREERLEEPADD; encoded by the coding sequence ATGACCGGGACCGAATCCGACGGTTCGATGTCCGCGCCCTCGCGGACGGCCGTCCGCGACCGACTGGACCGCGTCACCGATCCAGAACTCGACCGCTCGATCATCGAACTCGAGTACGTCGATCGGATCGAGATTGACGGCGACCGCGTCGCGGTCGAATTCACGCTCCCGACGGCGTGGTGTTCGCCCGCCTTCGCCTGGATGATGGCCGTCGACGCCCGCGACGAAGTCGAGTCGCTCTCAGCGGTCGAGGCGGCCCGGATCACGCTCCGCGAACACATGCACGAAGCGGAGATCAACCGCGGCGTCAACGAGGAACTCTCGTTCGCCGAGGCATTTCCGGACGCCGACGGCGACGTCGCGGCGGTCCGCGCGGAACTCGACGAGAAGGCTCGGGTGGCTCGCCAGTACGACGCGGTCGAAACGCTGCTCGAGGCCGGACTCGACGCCGAGGCGATCGTTGCCCTCCGCCCCCGCGACCTCAAGCGGCCCGAAGCGGACGGAGACGATGCCGCGGTTGGCGCGACCGCCGACGCGACCGAGGCGGTCGCCGTCTACGTCCGCGACCGCTCGTTCGCGGTCAGCGTTCCCGCGGAACCGATCGAACGCTACCTCGAGAAAGCCCGCGAGACCGACCTCGTCTCGGGGCCGGACGACGTGTTGTTCCGGACGCCCGAGGGCGAGCCGATCGACGCCAACTCGTTCGACCTCGTCCACCAGCGGGGCCGGCTGGCGCAGGTCAACATGTCGAGTCAGGGCGGTATCTGCGACGGCCTCCGGGAGGCGAGAGAGGAACGGCTCGAGGAACCCGCGGACGACTGA
- the cgi121 gene encoding KEOPS complex subunit Cgi121: MELLECTLSIDDLDAFVADLGSIGDRHDVTIQAFDARYVADRAHLEQAVGLADRAIARGENVARDRAVEILLYAAGRRQIDRALEMGVNEGETRTVVLVDKDSTGNEGVRDDGDADETAALAAVADLAAVVATEPTLEEPDEETLQSFFEITDAERAATNASLSALVRERVALLEVEK; this comes from the coding sequence ATGGAGCTCCTAGAATGCACCCTCTCGATCGACGACCTCGACGCATTCGTCGCCGACCTCGGTTCGATCGGCGACCGCCACGACGTAACGATTCAGGCCTTCGACGCCCGCTACGTCGCCGATCGTGCCCACCTCGAGCAGGCCGTCGGCCTGGCCGATCGGGCCATCGCCCGCGGCGAGAACGTCGCCCGTGATCGGGCCGTCGAGATCCTGCTGTACGCCGCCGGCCGCCGCCAGATCGACCGCGCCCTCGAGATGGGCGTTAACGAGGGCGAGACCAGGACCGTGGTCCTCGTTGACAAGGATTCCACCGGAAACGAAGGGGTTCGCGACGACGGCGACGCCGACGAAACGGCTGCCCTCGCGGCCGTCGCCGACCTCGCAGCCGTCGTCGCGACCGAGCCGACCCTCGAGGAGCCCGACGAGGAGACGCTCCAGTCGTTCTTCGAGATCACCGACGCCGAACGGGCGGCGACCAACGCCTCGCTGTCGGCGCTGGTTCGGGAGCGGGTGGCTTTGCTCGAGGTCGAGAAATAG
- a CDS encoding ATP-dependent DNA helicase: MNLEELTGLPPGATDHFRGEGIEELYPPQAEAVEAGATDGENLVAAVPTASGKTMIAALSMLSAIQRGGKALYIVPLRALASEKKEEFEAYEEFGATVGVTTGNYESTDDWLATKDIIVATSEKVDSLVRNGADWLSDLTCVVSDEVHLIDDRNRGPTLEVTLAKLRRLNPGMQVVALSATVGNADEIADWLDAALVDTDWRPIDLQMGVHYGNALNFDDGSTREVPVEGSEKQEAALVRDILQEGGSSLVFVNSRRNAEGAAKRLGQVSSHEITEDERVELAELADDIRDDSDTETSADLADCVERGAAFHHAGLSSTQRSLVEDAFRDRLLKVISATPTLAAGVNTPARRVIVRDWRRFDPSAGGMAPLDVLEVHQMMGRAGRPGLDPYGEAVLLAKSHDESEELFDRYIWADPEPVRSKLAAEPALRTHVLATVASGFARTRGGLLEFLEATLYASQSSEAGRLESVTDDVLAYLERNDFIERSRDDEAEDSGEDDGPFTSAADLAEQQAAKREETLEATSLGHTVSWLYLDPMSAAEIVHGLERADERPTALGLYQLVSRTPDMYELYLRSGEDEQFGELFYEREAELLGDAPSEYEEDRFEDWLAALKTGKLLEDWADETDEVTITDRYKIGPGDLRGKVDTAEWLLGAAESLAAEIDSEWTVAVREARARVEHGVGEELLELVSVGGVGRKRARRLYDAGIEEPADLRSADKGVVLSVLKGEKTAENILENAGREDPSMDGVEPAGIDVDGADTEDSTSGDKAAAAQTESDDSQSSLGDF, translated from the coding sequence ATGAATCTCGAGGAGCTGACGGGGCTCCCGCCCGGCGCGACCGACCACTTCCGGGGGGAGGGAATCGAGGAGCTCTACCCGCCCCAGGCCGAGGCGGTCGAAGCCGGCGCGACCGACGGGGAGAACCTCGTCGCGGCCGTCCCGACCGCCAGCGGGAAGACGATGATCGCTGCGCTCTCGATGCTGTCGGCGATCCAGCGCGGCGGGAAGGCGCTCTACATCGTCCCCCTGCGAGCCCTCGCCAGCGAGAAGAAAGAGGAGTTCGAGGCCTACGAGGAGTTCGGCGCTACCGTCGGCGTCACGACCGGCAACTACGAGAGCACCGACGACTGGCTGGCGACGAAGGACATCATCGTCGCCACCAGCGAGAAGGTCGACTCGCTCGTGCGCAACGGCGCCGACTGGCTCTCCGATCTGACCTGCGTCGTCAGCGACGAGGTCCACCTTATCGACGACCGCAATCGAGGGCCGACGCTCGAGGTCACCCTCGCGAAACTCCGCCGGTTGAACCCGGGGATGCAGGTCGTCGCCCTCTCGGCGACCGTCGGCAACGCCGACGAAATCGCCGACTGGCTCGACGCCGCCCTCGTGGATACCGACTGGCGGCCGATCGACCTCCAGATGGGCGTCCACTACGGCAACGCCCTGAACTTCGACGACGGCTCGACCCGCGAGGTTCCCGTCGAGGGATCGGAGAAGCAGGAGGCCGCGCTCGTTCGCGACATCCTCCAGGAAGGAGGGTCGTCGCTCGTCTTTGTCAACTCCCGGCGCAACGCCGAGGGCGCCGCCAAGCGACTCGGACAGGTTTCGAGTCACGAAATCACCGAGGACGAACGCGTCGAACTGGCCGAACTCGCCGACGACATTCGGGACGATAGCGACACCGAGACCAGCGCGGACCTGGCCGACTGCGTCGAGCGCGGCGCGGCCTTCCACCACGCCGGGCTCTCGAGCACCCAGCGCTCGCTCGTCGAGGACGCCTTCCGCGACCGCCTGCTGAAGGTGATCTCGGCGACGCCGACGCTCGCCGCCGGCGTGAACACGCCCGCCCGGCGGGTCATCGTCCGCGACTGGCGGCGCTTCGACCCCAGCGCGGGCGGGATGGCCCCGCTGGACGTCCTCGAGGTCCACCAGATGATGGGCCGCGCGGGGCGGCCGGGCCTCGACCCCTACGGCGAGGCCGTCCTGCTCGCGAAGAGCCACGACGAGAGCGAGGAGCTGTTCGACCGGTACATCTGGGCCGACCCGGAGCCGGTCCGCTCGAAGCTGGCGGCCGAACCCGCCCTCCGGACCCACGTGCTCGCGACCGTCGCCTCCGGCTTCGCCCGCACGCGCGGTGGACTGCTCGAGTTCCTCGAGGCCACTCTCTACGCGAGCCAGTCGAGCGAGGCGGGCCGGCTCGAGTCGGTGACCGACGACGTGCTGGCCTACCTCGAGCGGAACGATTTCATCGAACGGAGCCGAGACGACGAGGCCGAAGACAGTGGCGAAGACGATGGCCCGTTCACCTCCGCCGCCGACCTCGCCGAACAGCAGGCCGCGAAACGCGAGGAGACCCTCGAGGCCACCAGCCTCGGTCACACCGTCTCGTGGCTCTACCTCGATCCGATGAGCGCCGCCGAGATCGTCCACGGCTTAGAGCGGGCCGACGAGCGTCCGACCGCGCTCGGCCTCTACCAGCTGGTCTCGCGGACGCCGGACATGTACGAGCTCTACCTGCGCTCGGGCGAGGACGAGCAGTTCGGCGAGCTCTTCTACGAGCGTGAGGCCGAACTGCTCGGAGACGCCCCCAGCGAGTACGAGGAGGACCGCTTCGAGGACTGGCTGGCTGCACTGAAGACGGGCAAGCTGCTCGAGGACTGGGCCGACGAGACGGACGAGGTGACGATCACGGACCGGTACAAGATCGGCCCCGGCGACCTCCGCGGGAAGGTCGATACCGCCGAGTGGCTGCTCGGCGCGGCCGAGTCGCTGGCCGCCGAAATCGACAGCGAGTGGACCGTCGCCGTCCGCGAGGCCCGCGCCCGCGTCGAACACGGCGTCGGCGAGGAACTGCTCGAACTCGTCAGCGTCGGCGGGGTGGGTCGCAAGCGCGCTCGCCGGCTCTACGATGCGGGTATCGAGGAACCCGCGGACCTCCGAAGCGCCGATAAAGGCGTCGTGCTGAGCGTGCTCAAGGGCGAAAAGACGGCCGAGAACATCCTCGAGAACGCCGGCCGCGAGGACCCCTCGATGGACGGCGTCGAGCCGGCCGGAATCGATGTAGACGGTGCGGACACCGAGGACTCGACCAGCGGCGATAAAGCGGCGGCGGCACAAACCGAATCGGACGACAGCCAGTCCAGCCTGGGTGATTTCTGA